A stretch of the Streptomyces venezuelae genome encodes the following:
- a CDS encoding SMI1/KNR4 family protein, producing the protein MTALERLRHLVQPSSRGTLIDWDDIAAAYGTRFPSDYRDFLSVYGSGEIDGILAVFAPSTDPHFPSRHTSRLPADVLDLPEVDEWNDPLHAELYGPADIMVWGETVEADVLGWITSSDEPGTWPVAVYAHGGEWTVYDCTMTEFLLQLLTGEFDGNPTGLTLLFGKGSAEFTTG; encoded by the coding sequence ATGACCGCCCTTGAGCGACTTCGACACCTCGTGCAGCCGTCGAGTAGGGGTACCCTTATCGACTGGGACGACATCGCGGCGGCGTACGGCACCCGATTCCCGTCCGACTACAGGGACTTCCTGTCCGTCTACGGCAGCGGCGAAATCGACGGAATACTGGCCGTCTTCGCCCCGAGCACGGACCCTCACTTTCCTTCGCGTCACACCTCGAGGCTTCCGGCGGATGTTCTCGACCTACCGGAGGTCGACGAGTGGAACGACCCGTTGCACGCCGAGCTCTACGGCCCGGCGGACATCATGGTGTGGGGGGAGACGGTCGAAGCGGACGTGCTGGGCTGGATCACGAGCAGCGACGAACCCGGCACGTGGCCTGTGGCTGTCTATGCGCACGGCGGTGAGTGGACGGTCTACGACTGCACCATGACGGAATTCCTGCTGCAGCTCCTCACTGGAGAATTCGATGGGAACCCGACAGGGCTGACGCTTTTGTTCGGAAAAGGTAGCGCGGAGTTCACCACCGGCTGA
- a CDS encoding IS110 family transposase, with protein sequence MPELWAGTDAGKAEHHCTVIDANGTTLLSRRVPNSEAELLELLGDVLGIADGGLVTWAVDLNAGGASLWIALLVNHGQKLLYIPGRTVHHASAAYRGSGKTDAKDAFIIADTARMRRDLQPLQELGEIAVDLRILTARRIDLAADRTRAINRLRAQLLEYFPALERAFDLSTSKSALILLAGYQTPAALRRIGRSRLTTWLKNHGVRTSTAARSTAEAAVTAGEAQFTVVPGERTCARMVHTLAAAVTALDEEISELEAQIEARFREHPDAEVITSMPGIGMTLGAEFIAATGGDMSVFGSSDRLAGVAGLAPVPRDSGKVSGNLRRPRRYSRRLLRMFYLSAQVAAVHCPESKRYYQRKRAEGKSHKQAVLALARRRLNVLWALLRDHKLFETAAARAGATAI encoded by the coding sequence GTGCCGGAATTGTGGGCCGGGACGGACGCGGGGAAGGCCGAGCACCACTGCACGGTCATCGATGCCAACGGGACGACGCTGCTGTCGCGGCGTGTGCCGAACAGCGAGGCTGAACTGCTCGAACTCCTCGGTGATGTATTGGGGATAGCCGACGGCGGCCTGGTCACCTGGGCCGTCGACCTGAACGCCGGCGGGGCCTCATTGTGGATCGCGCTGCTGGTCAACCACGGCCAGAAGCTGCTCTACATCCCCGGCCGGACCGTGCACCACGCCTCAGCGGCCTACCGGGGCAGCGGGAAGACGGACGCGAAGGACGCGTTCATCATCGCCGACACCGCCCGCATGCGCCGTGACCTGCAGCCTCTGCAGGAGCTCGGTGAGATCGCAGTAGACCTGCGGATTCTGACCGCGCGCCGGATCGACCTCGCGGCCGACCGCACTCGCGCGATCAACCGCCTCCGCGCGCAGCTGCTGGAGTACTTCCCCGCCCTGGAGCGTGCCTTCGATCTGAGCACCTCCAAGAGCGCGCTGATTCTGCTGGCCGGCTACCAAACCCCGGCAGCCCTGCGAAGGATCGGCCGGTCGCGGCTCACGACCTGGTTGAAGAACCACGGCGTGCGCACCAGCACCGCTGCCAGGAGCACGGCCGAGGCCGCGGTGACCGCCGGAGAAGCCCAGTTCACCGTCGTTCCCGGGGAAAGGACCTGCGCGCGGATGGTCCACACGCTGGCCGCAGCGGTGACGGCCCTCGACGAGGAAATCTCGGAACTCGAAGCCCAGATCGAGGCCCGGTTCCGGGAGCATCCCGACGCAGAGGTGATCACCAGCATGCCCGGCATCGGCATGACGCTGGGCGCCGAGTTCATCGCCGCTACCGGTGGAGACATGTCCGTGTTCGGTAGCTCCGACCGGCTCGCCGGTGTGGCCGGCCTGGCCCCGGTCCCCCGTGACTCGGGCAAGGTCAGCGGTAACCTCCGCAGGCCCCGGCGCTACAGCAGGCGACTGTTACGAATGTTCTATCTCTCTGCCCAGGTCGCCGCCGTGCATTGCCCTGAATCGAAGCGGTACTACCAGCGCAAACGCGCGGAGGGAAAGTCCCACAAGCAAGCCGTCCTGGCCCTCGCCCGGCGCCGCCTAAACGTGCTCTGGGCCCTCCTGCGCGACCACAAGCTCTTCGAGACCGCTGCGGCCCGCGCAGGCGCGACAGCGATATGA
- a CDS encoding SMI1/KNR4 family protein, whose amino-acid sequence MSVAESWLRVMSLLREHAPADHADLPGPATEQMLAAAEERMGIALHGDLRTWLLQNNLDLPEEDVEDDVACCGFDGFPDEGSFFLGIRAMERLYANRSTRCGFDPPDQPDSPFWRNEWIPFLSDQDGWMGKFIDVRDGRVGSWFVGGPTVTGEYESMAQYFDSVAETLTRIADGISPVCRFNEGRLVWS is encoded by the coding sequence ATGAGTGTGGCTGAGAGTTGGTTGCGTGTGATGAGTCTTCTTCGGGAGCACGCGCCGGCGGATCACGCGGATCTGCCAGGGCCCGCTACGGAGCAGATGCTCGCGGCAGCCGAGGAACGGATGGGGATCGCCCTGCATGGGGACCTGCGGACGTGGCTGTTGCAGAACAATCTGGATCTGCCGGAGGAAGACGTCGAAGACGACGTGGCATGCTGCGGCTTCGACGGGTTCCCCGACGAGGGAAGCTTCTTTCTGGGCATCCGGGCGATGGAGAGGCTCTACGCGAACCGTTCCACGCGCTGTGGATTCGACCCTCCGGACCAGCCGGACAGTCCGTTCTGGCGTAACGAGTGGATCCCGTTCCTGTCGGACCAGGACGGCTGGATGGGAAAGTTCATCGATGTGCGGGACGGGCGCGTCGGCAGTTGGTTCGTGGGTGGCCCCACGGTCACGGGCGAGTACGAATCGATGGCCCAGTATTTCGACTCCGTAGCGGAGACGCTGACGAGGATCGCCGATGGAATCTCCCCGGTCTGTCGATTCAACGAAGGTCGACTTGTCTGGTCGTGA
- a CDS encoding IS3 family transposase (programmed frameshift), with protein MPKPYPEEFRQDVARVARNRGLGVTVEQVATDVGVHPMTLWTWMRRADSDDGSKPGVSSKESAELREARRRIKLLEQENEVLRRAAAYLSQAHLPKRIYPLVKELAGDGVPVAVTCRVLKLARQPYYRWLDKPVADAVVEEAYRANALFGAHREDPEFGYRFLADEARSTGAAMADRTAWRICRDNRWWSVFGKKRGRGRKAGPPVHDDLVRRDFTAAGPNRLWLADITEHATGDGKLYLCAIKDVFSNRIVGYSIDTRMKSRLAVTALDNAVARREHVDGCVLHTDRGSQFRSRKFLRALDGHRMAGSIGRVGAAGDNAAMESFFSLLQKNVLDRRKWATREELRIAIVTWIERTYHRRRRQAALGRLTPVEFETVMTTPALQAG; from the exons GTGCCCAAGCCCTATCCGGAAGAGTTCCGCCAGGACGTCGCGCGGGTCGCGAGGAACCGCGGTCTGGGTGTGACGGTCGAGCAGGTCGCCACCGACGTCGGGGTCCACCCGATGACGTTGTGGACGTGGATGCGCCGGGCGGACAGCGACGACGGGTCCAAGCCCGGAGTTTCCAGCAAGGAGAGTGCGGAGCTGCGGGAGGCGCGTCGGCGGATCAAGCTGCTGGAGCAGGAGAACGAGGTTCTGCGTCGGGCTGCGGCCTATTTGTCGCAGGCGCATCTGCCG AAAAGGATCTACCCGCTCGTGAAGGAGCTGGCCGGGGACGGGGTGCCCGTCGCGGTGACGTGCCGGGTGCTCAAGCTCGCCAGGCAGCCCTACTACCGCTGGCTCGACAAGCCGGTGGCCGACGCTGTTGTCGAGGAGGCGTATCGCGCGAACGCGTTGTTCGGTGCCCACCGTGAGGACCCTGAGTTCGGCTACCGCTTCCTGGCCGATGAGGCCCGCAGCACCGGGGCCGCGATGGCGGACCGGACCGCGTGGCGGATCTGCCGGGACAACCGCTGGTGGAGCGTGTTCGGCAAGAAGCGAGGCCGGGGCAGGAAGGCCGGCCCACCGGTGCACGACGATCTCGTCCGCCGTGACTTCACCGCGGCTGGCCCGAACCGGTTGTGGCTCGCTGACATCACCGAGCACGCCACCGGCGACGGCAAGCTGTATCTCTGCGCGATCAAGGATGTCTTCAGCAACAGGATCGTGGGCTACTCCATCGATACACGGATGAAGTCCCGGCTGGCCGTGACCGCCCTGGACAACGCCGTGGCCCGGCGTGAACACGTCGACGGATGCGTCCTGCACACCGATCGCGGATCGCAATTCCGCTCCCGGAAGTTCCTCCGGGCGCTCGACGGCCACCGGATGGCCGGGTCGATAGGGAGGGTCGGGGCAGCCGGCGACAACGCGGCCATGGAGTCCTTCTTCAGTCTGCTGCAGAAGAACGTCCTCGACCGCAGGAAGTGGGCCACCCGCGAGGAACTGCGGATCGCCATCGTGACCTGGATCGAGCGGACCTACCACCGCCGTCGTCGGCAAGCCGCACTCGGCCGACTGACCCCCGTCGAATTCGAGACCGTCATGACCACACCGGCCCTCCAGGCCGGGTGA
- a CDS encoding IS256 family transposase, with the protein MGIKDDRPREGIVRTGAELARLAESERDLAGQLVERARAEGVNLVGENGLLKGLVKLVLEGALEAEMADHLGYEKGDRAGIGSGNSRNGTSRKRILTDVGAVELDIPRDRAGTFTPQVVPKHTRRVEGFDEAILSLYAKGLTTGEIQAHLAEIYDVDVSRETISKATDKVSAELDAWRQRPLDRVYAVVMIDAIVLKIRDGAVANRPVYIAVGINLEGERDILGMWVGTGGEGAKTWMAWLAELRNRGVQDVLIACCDGLKGLPDSIAAIWPLADIQLCVVHMVRNSLKYASTKHWSQIAKELRQVYTAATADAAEARFAEFEAEWGARYPALVAVWRRSWEHFVMFLRFPPEIRKIVYTTNMIESLNSRFRQATRRRGHFPNEEAALKVLYLVIRDRQPNRRNPTGRTHNWKEAINTLAGYYGDRVTDNQ; encoded by the coding sequence ATGGGGATCAAGGACGACCGGCCCCGTGAAGGCATCGTACGGACGGGGGCCGAGTTGGCTCGACTGGCGGAATCAGAACGTGACTTGGCCGGACAGCTCGTGGAGCGGGCCCGTGCCGAGGGCGTGAACCTGGTCGGGGAGAACGGGCTGCTCAAGGGGCTGGTGAAGCTGGTCCTGGAAGGCGCCCTGGAGGCCGAGATGGCCGACCACCTCGGCTACGAGAAGGGCGACCGGGCAGGCATCGGGTCGGGCAACTCCCGCAATGGCACGAGTCGCAAGCGGATCCTGACGGACGTGGGGGCGGTCGAGCTGGACATCCCGCGTGACCGGGCCGGCACGTTCACCCCGCAGGTCGTGCCCAAGCACACCAGGCGGGTGGAGGGCTTCGACGAGGCCATCCTCTCCCTCTATGCGAAAGGCCTGACCACCGGCGAGATCCAGGCCCACCTCGCGGAGATCTACGATGTGGACGTCTCCCGGGAGACGATCTCCAAGGCCACCGACAAGGTCAGTGCCGAGCTGGATGCCTGGCGCCAGCGGCCGCTGGACCGTGTCTACGCCGTCGTCATGATCGACGCGATCGTCCTGAAGATCCGTGACGGGGCGGTCGCCAACCGGCCCGTCTACATCGCGGTGGGGATCAACCTCGAAGGCGAGCGAGACATCCTGGGCATGTGGGTCGGCACCGGTGGCGAGGGTGCCAAGACCTGGATGGCCTGGCTCGCGGAACTCAGGAACCGCGGGGTCCAGGACGTCCTGATCGCCTGCTGCGACGGCCTCAAGGGCCTGCCCGACTCCATCGCTGCGATCTGGCCCCTCGCGGACATCCAGCTGTGTGTGGTCCACATGGTCCGCAACAGCCTCAAGTACGCGTCCACCAAACACTGGTCCCAGATCGCCAAGGAACTCCGCCAGGTCTACACCGCCGCCACCGCGGACGCGGCCGAGGCCAGGTTCGCGGAGTTCGAGGCCGAGTGGGGCGCCCGCTACCCGGCCCTGGTCGCGGTCTGGCGCCGTAGCTGGGAACACTTCGTGATGTTCCTGCGGTTCCCGCCCGAGATCCGAAAGATTGTCTACACGACGAACATGATCGAGTCCCTGAACTCCCGCTTCCGCCAGGCCACCCGCCGCCGCGGACACTTCCCGAACGAGGAAGCGGCACTGAAGGTCCTCTACCTCGTCATCCGGGACCGCCAGCCCAACCGGCGCAACCCCACCGGCCGGACCCACAACTGGAAGGAAGCCATCAACACCCTCGCCGGCTACTACGGCGACCGCGTCACAGACAACCAGTAG
- a CDS encoding RICIN domain-containing protein: MSHKSTDSPAPAGGLVLGRYKQNGSPDTVGGYTGGIGNLAHYSYAALPRRPWRRRTQRPCVDRHQLRRQRQRAQHRRQRHPPVDLRRGSNQQFQIHDDGTIRIQGKCLNAENAGTANGTLIQLWTCNGTPAQRFLPRADGSMHNPTSVRCLDLPQGNKTNGTRPQLWDCNKTDAQRWTIPTLNTAILLMPPY, translated from the coding sequence GTGAGCCACAAGTCCACCGACAGCCCCGCCCCCGCGGGCGGCCTCGTCCTCGGCCGCTACAAGCAGAACGGAAGCCCCGACACAGTCGGCGGCTACACCGGCGGCATTGGCAACCTCGCCCACTACTCCTACGCAGCCCTCCCCCGGCGCCCCTGGCGCCGCCGGACCCAGCGCCCTTGCGTCGACCGGCACCAACTGCGTCGACAACGACAACGGGCGCAGCACCGACGGCAACGCCATCCACCTGTGGACCTGCGGCGGGGGTCCAACCAGCAGTTCCAGATCCACGACGACGGCACCATCCGCATTCAGGGGAAGTGCCTCAACGCCGAGAACGCGGGTACCGCCAACGGCACCCTCATCCAGCTCTGGACCTGCAACGGAACCCCCGCACAACGGTTCCTGCCCCGCGCCGACGGCAGCATGCACAACCCCACATCGGTCCGCTGTCTCGACCTGCCCCAGGGCAACAAGACCAACGGCACCCGCCCCCAGCTCTGGGACTGCAACAAGACCGATGCACAGCGCTGGACCATCCCCACACTGAACACCGCGATCCTCCTCATGCCCCCTTACTGA
- a CDS encoding SdpA family antimicrobial peptide system protein has translation MKSLLNDWRERLPVRTDQQLAVDVPRRLVWTVSVMWAIVALYVAQVHVPRNVVTLPGQHTVAPLANSVAAQGWAFFTKSPRDAALIPYTERAGGWRNELLAPHSEPQNAFGLDRRSRSQGIEIAMLSLEAPKEAKWKECSSDLPACLASANPPVATTNRSPEPSLCGRVALVQEEPVPFAWRDLKAEKLMPKSVLALEVTC, from the coding sequence ATGAAGAGTCTCCTGAATGACTGGCGGGAACGGCTGCCAGTGCGCACAGACCAGCAGCTTGCGGTGGACGTTCCCCGGAGACTGGTATGGACCGTGAGCGTCATGTGGGCGATTGTTGCCCTGTATGTCGCACAAGTCCACGTGCCGCGGAACGTGGTCACCCTGCCCGGGCAACACACCGTGGCACCCCTGGCGAACTCGGTGGCAGCCCAGGGCTGGGCGTTCTTCACGAAGTCGCCACGCGATGCCGCACTGATCCCCTACACAGAGCGCGCCGGCGGGTGGCGCAACGAACTGCTGGCCCCGCACTCGGAGCCGCAGAACGCTTTCGGGCTGGATCGGCGCTCGCGTTCCCAGGGTATCGAGATAGCCATGCTTTCCCTGGAGGCCCCCAAGGAAGCGAAATGGAAGGAGTGCAGCAGCGACCTGCCGGCCTGCCTGGCTTCCGCCAACCCACCGGTGGCGACCACCAACCGTTCCCCGGAGCCTTCCTTGTGCGGACGTGTCGCGCTCGTCCAGGAAGAGCCGGTGCCGTTTGCCTGGCGGGACCTCAAGGCTGAGAAGCTGATGCCCAAGAGCGTCCTGGCCCTGGAGGTCACGTGCTGA
- a CDS encoding sporulation-delaying protein SdpB family protein — protein MLTRIPVPWTNLYGVARTLIALGTAGTLLFSSTGTLFRPVATLGDHPLCDGVKAAGAFCLVPSDDLQWVQWLCVAVLLVVASGWRPRWTALPHAYVNFSVYTGIAISDGGDQIAMNLVLLLLLPALGDRRRWHWSPNEEVPTSRSRKVWAVLGVSSLMMAQLQMSVLYFQAAVAKLSHAEWADGSAMYYWANDPSFGAPNWMRPLLDPLVTTPTWVAVMTWVPLLVELSLAASLLLPPRVRQILLVVGVAFHFSIAVTMGLWSFAAAMWGGLALLCLPLGTSLRHRTAHTPADPGPGAPDRTEATSSATSSSDNPALRASATN, from the coding sequence GTGCTGACGCGGATACCGGTGCCGTGGACCAACCTCTACGGTGTGGCCCGGACGTTGATCGCTCTGGGCACGGCCGGGACGCTGCTGTTCAGCAGCACCGGGACGCTCTTCAGACCGGTCGCGACCCTTGGGGACCACCCCTTGTGCGACGGAGTCAAGGCCGCCGGGGCGTTCTGCCTGGTCCCAAGCGATGACCTCCAGTGGGTGCAGTGGCTCTGTGTCGCGGTGCTCCTGGTCGTCGCCTCCGGCTGGCGGCCTCGATGGACCGCCCTGCCGCATGCCTACGTCAACTTCAGCGTCTACACCGGCATCGCGATCAGCGACGGCGGAGACCAGATCGCCATGAATCTCGTGCTCCTGCTGCTCCTGCCGGCCCTGGGAGACCGTCGGCGCTGGCACTGGAGCCCGAACGAGGAAGTGCCCACCAGCCGGTCCCGCAAGGTCTGGGCCGTGCTGGGTGTCAGCTCCCTGATGATGGCCCAGCTGCAGATGTCCGTCCTGTACTTCCAGGCGGCCGTCGCCAAGCTCAGCCACGCCGAGTGGGCGGACGGCTCCGCCATGTACTACTGGGCCAACGATCCGTCATTCGGGGCGCCCAACTGGATGCGCCCCCTGCTGGATCCCCTGGTCACCACGCCCACCTGGGTGGCTGTGATGACCTGGGTGCCCCTCTTGGTCGAACTGTCCCTCGCGGCCTCGCTCCTGCTGCCACCCAGGGTGCGGCAGATCCTCTTGGTCGTCGGCGTGGCATTCCACTTCTCGATCGCAGTGACGATGGGCCTGTGGAGCTTCGCCGCTGCGATGTGGGGTGGCCTCGCCCTCCTCTGTCTGCCGCTTGGCACGTCCCTGCGTCACCGTACGGCTCACACGCCCGCTGATCCCGGACCCGGGGCGCCGGACAGGACAGAGGCCACCAGCTCGGCCACTTCCTCGTCCGACAACCCGGCCTTGCGCGCCTCGGCGACAAACTGA
- a CDS encoding GntR family transcriptional regulator, whose product MLIRIDASSSQPLAEQIAASVRRALSEGTLRIGEKLPGAREAARLLGVNMHTVLRGYQALKAEGLIDLRAGRGAVVVAAPRRAGLWETARQFVAEARKAGLSDEEVAELVASVLSGAPGPGSAGV is encoded by the coding sequence GTGCTGATCCGGATTGATGCCTCCTCATCCCAGCCGCTGGCCGAGCAGATCGCCGCATCCGTACGCCGTGCACTGAGCGAAGGAACGCTGCGCATCGGCGAGAAGCTGCCCGGTGCGCGGGAGGCGGCGCGGCTGCTCGGGGTGAACATGCACACGGTGCTGAGGGGCTACCAGGCACTCAAGGCAGAGGGGCTGATCGACCTGCGTGCCGGGCGCGGTGCGGTCGTGGTGGCCGCACCGCGCCGGGCAGGACTGTGGGAGACGGCGCGTCAGTTTGTCGCCGAGGCGCGCAAGGCCGGGTTGTCGGACGAGGAAGTGGCCGAGCTGGTGGCCTCTGTCCTGTCCGGCGCCCCGGGTCCGGGATCAGCGGGCGTGTGA
- a CDS encoding DUF1648 domain-containing protein, with product MSGLIPAFGPRGRAALAALPGTVACVTVVAVAASRWESIPDPLAIHFTSDGADGFAPRALGVLGMVGFCVLEAVLCAVVAYRRSAATRSLYATAFAIPAALGCAFVMTLLANAAVADARQADWPGWQSLAPIGAAFAAAAIGALLTPGTPVMPVSRERGSSPDSLHSVGLAGTETAVWSRSASPTWAKGVFTILVAVGVAGVLLGIEELAWLGLPLGLIGLVMSLMRAAVNADGFALRLPLLPFPRVTIPLADIRQAHVRLVSPMGDLGGWGYRSLGGRRGLAFHTGEGLWLELADDREFLIVVEDAESAAGLINDLVARSATAAR from the coding sequence ATGAGCGGTCTGATTCCGGCGTTCGGCCCGAGGGGGCGTGCCGCACTTGCCGCCCTGCCCGGGACGGTTGCCTGTGTGACGGTGGTGGCGGTCGCCGCGTCCCGGTGGGAGTCGATTCCGGATCCCCTCGCCATACATTTCACCAGCGACGGTGCCGACGGCTTCGCACCCCGTGCGCTCGGGGTCCTGGGCATGGTCGGGTTCTGTGTGCTGGAGGCCGTGCTCTGCGCTGTTGTCGCCTACCGCCGCTCGGCGGCGACGCGTTCGCTGTATGCCACGGCCTTCGCGATCCCGGCGGCCCTGGGGTGCGCGTTCGTGATGACGCTGCTGGCGAATGCCGCCGTCGCGGATGCCAGGCAGGCCGACTGGCCGGGGTGGCAGAGCCTCGCGCCGATCGGTGCCGCATTTGCGGCAGCCGCCATCGGCGCACTGCTCACGCCCGGCACGCCCGTCATGCCCGTTTCCAGGGAGCGGGGATCGTCACCCGACAGCCTGCACTCGGTGGGCCTGGCGGGCACCGAGACCGCAGTATGGAGCCGGTCCGCTTCTCCCACCTGGGCGAAGGGCGTGTTCACCATCCTGGTCGCGGTCGGCGTGGCCGGCGTGCTCCTGGGCATCGAGGAGTTGGCGTGGCTGGGACTGCCACTCGGGCTGATCGGGCTGGTGATGTCCCTGATGCGGGCCGCCGTCAACGCCGACGGATTCGCTCTCAGGCTGCCGCTGCTGCCCTTCCCCCGGGTGACGATCCCGCTGGCGGACATCCGGCAGGCCCATGTGCGCCTCGTCAGTCCGATGGGTGACCTCGGTGGCTGGGGGTACCGATCGCTGGGCGGTCGGCGGGGGCTCGCCTTCCACACCGGCGAGGGCCTGTGGCTGGAGCTGGCCGACGACCGCGAGTTCCTCATCGTCGTAGAGGACGCGGAATCGGCCGCCGGGCTGATCAACGACCTGGTTGCCCGCTCGGCGACGGCGGCACGCTGA
- a CDS encoding SCO4402 family protein, which produces MEELEQPAVNYDGVEFPDARLQVVAMLSSLARPAYQQRVWLADIREPGDVDDLTMVINILDDTRVLEDPEGVVGEVLRNQNEARAMRELTSLLYPLIDELGEAPDSEYLASRRWPAVVEAARKALRSMA; this is translated from the coding sequence GTGGAAGAGCTGGAACAGCCCGCAGTGAACTATGACGGAGTTGAGTTCCCCGACGCACGTCTCCAGGTGGTGGCGATGTTGAGCTCGCTGGCCAGACCCGCGTACCAGCAACGCGTGTGGCTGGCCGACATACGTGAACCGGGTGACGTCGATGACCTGACCATGGTGATCAACATCCTGGACGACACACGCGTCTTGGAGGATCCGGAGGGAGTCGTTGGAGAGGTGCTCCGGAACCAGAACGAGGCACGGGCAATGCGTGAGCTCACAAGCCTCCTCTACCCGTTGATCGACGAACTGGGCGAAGCGCCTGATTCGGAATACCTCGCTTCGCGACGTTGGCCGGCAGTCGTGGAAGCGGCCAGAAAGGCGCTGCGAAGCATGGCTTGA
- a CDS encoding DUF6009 family protein → MSSLLNESDLRHESSVVWLENPDHLDYVRQALDKTARRRGKPRYARDGRMVGYSELDEHAEADPDSGYQLRRVFFLLPHDRDTEPDGLYHEGAPGEAVDPRTIEPRRVGEKTPRSQGGPDAATAATGTRTTQKRRRPQECA, encoded by the coding sequence ATGAGCTCGCTGCTGAACGAGAGCGACCTCCGCCACGAAAGCTCCGTGGTGTGGCTCGAGAACCCCGACCATCTCGACTACGTGCGACAGGCACTCGACAAGACAGCCCGACGCCGCGGCAAGCCCCGCTACGCCCGGGACGGCCGCATGGTCGGGTACAGCGAACTCGATGAGCACGCCGAAGCCGACCCCGACAGCGGCTATCAGCTACGCCGTGTGTTCTTCCTCCTGCCACACGACCGCGACACCGAACCTGACGGGCTCTACCACGAAGGAGCCCCAGGGGAAGCCGTCGATCCCCGCACCATCGAGCCACGCCGAGTGGGCGAAAAGACCCCCCGCTCACAAGGCGGCCCTGACGCTGCAACAGCTGCCACCGGCACCAGGACGACGCAGAAGCGCCGCAGGCCTCAGGAATGCGCATGA
- a CDS encoding helix-turn-helix domain-containing protein, with protein sequence MKWNLRLTAANKGIWKASELQRSLAEHGLVISAGKMSGLWSGQPVSLKLEDLDVICVVLGCEIGDLLIPEPGKVIRPGQQAGVKEATAGSVGAPAVVPKRRDGRSLPPM encoded by the coding sequence ATGAAGTGGAACCTGCGGCTGACCGCTGCGAACAAGGGGATCTGGAAGGCGTCCGAGCTCCAGCGGAGCCTGGCCGAGCACGGCCTGGTGATCTCGGCCGGGAAGATGTCCGGCCTCTGGTCCGGCCAGCCGGTCTCCCTCAAGCTGGAGGACCTGGACGTGATCTGTGTCGTGCTCGGCTGCGAGATCGGCGATCTGCTGATTCCCGAGCCCGGGAAGGTTATCCGCCCAGGTCAGCAGGCTGGAGTCAAGGAGGCCACGGCCGGCTCGGTGGGGGCCCCGGCCGTCGTGCCGAAGCGCCGTGACGGTCGTTCGCTGCCGCCGATGTGA
- a CDS encoding SDR family oxidoreductase, translating to MTQRTIALVTGANKGIGYEIAAGLGTLGWRVGVGARDDQRRSAAVEKLRAAGIDAFAVPLDVTDDASATAAARLIDEQAGRLDVLVNNAAIAGDMPQEPTRIDPATIHTVVDTNVIGVIRVTNAMLPLLRRSAAPRIVNMSSSVGSLTRQSGPDAEQTTGPVSAAYAPSKTFLNAVTLQYARELSGTNILINTGCPGYVATDLNGFRGVRTPEQGAAIAIRLATLPDDGPTGQFFDDAGVMPW from the coding sequence ATGACTCAACGGACGATCGCGCTGGTCACCGGCGCGAACAAGGGAATCGGCTACGAGATCGCCGCGGGCCTGGGCACCCTCGGCTGGCGCGTCGGCGTCGGCGCCCGCGACGACCAGCGCCGAAGCGCCGCGGTGGAGAAACTGCGCGCCGCCGGCATCGACGCGTTCGCCGTACCGCTGGACGTGACCGACGACGCGAGCGCGACCGCCGCCGCACGGCTGATCGACGAACAGGCCGGACGCCTCGACGTGCTCGTCAACAACGCCGCCATCGCAGGCGACATGCCACAGGAGCCCACCCGGATCGACCCCGCCACCATCCACACGGTCGTGGACACCAACGTGATCGGCGTCATCCGCGTCACCAACGCGATGCTGCCGCTGCTGCGCCGCTCCGCCGCACCACGGATCGTGAACATGTCCAGCAGCGTCGGCTCCCTCACCCGGCAGTCAGGACCCGACGCCGAACAGACGACCGGTCCGGTGTCCGCGGCGTACGCGCCGTCGAAGACGTTCCTGAACGCCGTCACCCTCCAATACGCCCGGGAGCTGAGCGGCACGAACATCCTGATCAACACCGGCTGCCCCGGCTACGTCGCCACCGACCTCAACGGCTTCCGCGGCGTGCGCACCCCCGAGCAGGGCGCAGCGATCGCCATCAGACTCGCGACCCTTCCCGACGACGGCCCCACCGGACAGTTCTTCGACGACGCCGGCGTAATGCCCTGGTGA